In the genome of candidate division WOR-3 bacterium, the window GTCAGAAAAATATCCCTATAAGGAACTTGCAGGGGTTGGGATTGCCTTTAAACTTTGTCAAGCTATTACAAAAATTATAGGACTAAGAGAGAATTTTCTCTTTTGGAATCTCGATCTCGTTGCTCTTGGGACCGTAGCGGATGTTGTTCCTTTAACTGGAGAAAATAGAGTAATAACAATTCTTGGATTAAAAATAATGAATGAAGGACGGCGACCCGGAATTGTTTCTTTGTTTAATACAGCTGGATTTAAAAAGGAAAAGATCGACGCTTGGCATATCGCTTTTATTCTTGCTCCAAGAATTAACGCAATTGGGAGACTGGAAGAAGCAAAAGAAGCTGTTCGTTTACTTCTTACTTATAATAAACGAGAAGCAGAATTAATTTCTGCCAAATTAGAGAAAAGTAATATTGAGAGAAAAAAAATACAGGAAGAAATTTATGCTGATGCCTTAAAAATTATTGAGTCTTATGGAGAAGATATTCCCGGGGTTGTGATTTCAGGAAAGAATTGGCATGAGGGTGTTATAGGGATTGTTGCTTCTAAGATTGTGGAGGAATTTTATTTGCCCACAATTCTTATTTCCGAGAAAGAAGGAATTTGCAGAGGTTCGGGTAGAAGTATTCCGGGTTTCAATATTACGGATTGCATTAAGGGTTTATCTCATTTTTTGGAGAAATTCGGAGGGCATTCTCAAGCTTGTGGATTTTCCATAAAGAGAGAAAATATTGAAGATTTTAAAAATGCTTTTGTAAAGGAAGTGGAAAGGAGAATGGAAGGGAAAATTTCACTAAAGGAGCTTTTTATAGATTTTCCTCTTTCTCTTTATTGGGTTGATGAAAAATTAGTAAGAAATATAGAAGAGCTGGGTCCATTTGGAATTGGGAATCCAAAACCTGTTTTTGCGGCACAGGATATAGAATTAGTATGTTCACCAAATATTGTTGGAAATAATCATTTAAAATTCGTGTTTAAAGATAAAGATAAATATTTCTCTGGGATTGGTTTTTCTCTTGGAGATAAGATTAGCTCGATCAAAGACAGTAAAAAAGTTAGCATAGCTTATACACCTTTTGTAGATGATTGGACAGGGAAAGTTTCATTGAGAATTTATGACGTAAAAGGATGAAAATAAGAATGGAGGCT includes:
- the recJ gene encoding single-stranded-DNA-specific exonuclease RecJ, giving the protein MRWIFRSEDPPQDKKPESIIKFLLKVRGISNFDSFLNPSPKDLNDPFLLDNVGKASEKILEAVRGRKKISIFGDFDADGISATSLMLAFLRKLGAEVDFYIPHRLEEGYGLNKAGIEELKKNGTELLITVDCGINSVLEIERAKELGMEVIVTDHHLPESENPAEIVISPHLSEKYPYKELAGVGIAFKLCQAITKIIGLRENFLFWNLDLVALGTVADVVPLTGENRVITILGLKIMNEGRRPGIVSLFNTAGFKKEKIDAWHIAFILAPRINAIGRLEEAKEAVRLLLTYNKREAELISAKLEKSNIERKKIQEEIYADALKIIESYGEDIPGVVISGKNWHEGVIGIVASKIVEEFYLPTILISEKEGICRGSGRSIPGFNITDCIKGLSHFLEKFGGHSQACGFSIKRENIEDFKNAFVKEVERRMEGKISLKELFIDFPLSLYWVDEKLVRNIEELGPFGIGNPKPVFAAQDIELVCSPNIVGNNHLKFVFKDKDKYFSGIGFSLGDKISSIKDSKKVSIAYTPFVDDWTGKVSLRIYDVKG